The following coding sequences are from one Bradyrhizobium sp. WSM471 window:
- the tcuB gene encoding tricarballylate utilization 4Fe-4S protein TcuB, with the protein MHGTRILDEADRLMTVCNSCRYCEGLCAVFPAMEMRRAFSDGDLNYLANLCHGCGACYVDCQFSPPHEFNVNVPRTLAIARAESYAVYAWPQALSGAFARNGLVISIVAALSMAAFILGFAALNDRSVLFGVHTGPGAFYKLMPHNAMAALFSAAFLYAIFALVMSVRAFWRDIGPPIGGRADGGSIFQAMRDAGELRYLHGGGVGCYNEDDKPTDRRKLFHHLTFYGFLLCFAATSVATLYHYLLGREAPYPWWDLPVVLGTLGGLGLIIGPIGLFVAKMRRDPALLDEQRYGMDVGFIAMLFLTGFTGMLLLILRETAAMGPLLALHLGAVFALFITTPYGKFVHGIYRFAALVRYAQERRSEAGS; encoded by the coding sequence ATGCACGGAACTAGAATTCTCGACGAAGCCGACCGCCTGATGACGGTCTGCAATTCGTGCCGTTACTGCGAGGGTCTTTGCGCGGTATTTCCCGCCATGGAGATGCGCCGCGCCTTCTCCGACGGCGACCTCAATTATCTCGCCAATCTCTGCCATGGCTGCGGCGCCTGCTACGTCGACTGCCAGTTCTCGCCCCCGCACGAATTCAACGTCAACGTCCCGCGGACGCTGGCGATCGCGCGCGCGGAATCCTATGCGGTCTATGCCTGGCCGCAGGCGCTGTCCGGTGCCTTCGCACGCAACGGTCTCGTCATCAGCATCGTCGCCGCGCTGAGCATGGCCGCTTTCATCCTCGGCTTTGCAGCCCTGAACGACCGCAGCGTGCTGTTTGGCGTGCACACCGGCCCCGGCGCGTTCTACAAGTTGATGCCGCACAACGCGATGGCGGCGTTGTTCAGCGCCGCCTTCCTTTATGCGATCTTCGCGCTGGTGATGAGCGTGCGTGCCTTCTGGCGGGATATCGGCCCGCCCATCGGCGGCCGTGCGGACGGTGGCTCCATCTTTCAGGCGATGCGGGACGCTGGTGAGTTGCGCTATCTCCATGGTGGCGGCGTCGGCTGCTACAATGAGGATGACAAGCCGACCGACCGGCGCAAGCTTTTCCATCACCTGACCTTCTACGGCTTCCTGCTCTGCTTCGCCGCGACCTCGGTCGCCACGCTGTATCACTATCTGCTCGGCCGCGAGGCGCCGTATCCGTGGTGGGATTTGCCAGTGGTGCTCGGCACGCTCGGTGGCCTCGGCCTGATCATCGGCCCGATCGGCCTGTTCGTCGCCAAGATGCGGCGCGATCCGGCGCTGCTCGACGAGCAGCGCTACGGCATGGATGTCGGCTTCATCGCCATGCTGTTCCTAACCGGCTTCACCGGCATGCTGCTTCTGATTCTGCGCGAGACTGCAGCCATGGGGCCGCTGCTGGCGCTGCATTTGGGTGCAGTGTTCGCGCTGTTCATCACCACGCCCTACGGCAAGTTCGTGCACGGCATCTATCGCTTCGCGGCGCTGGTGCGTTACGCGCAGGAGCGACGCAGTGAAGCCGGCTCCTGA
- the pncB gene encoding nicotinate phosphoribosyltransferase, which translates to MTVTDIASRTYNHSWRLDPIIRSLLDTDFYKLLMLQMIRESYPNQQVTFSVINRSRHVRLAEIIDEGELRAQLDHARTIRFTKKELIWLAGNTFYGKTHMFSADFIRWLAEFRLPEYELRKVEGQYELHFHGPWSHTTMWEIPALAILNELRSRAAIKGRGRFELDVLYARAKAKLWTKVERLRKLDGLRLSDFGTRRRHGFLWQRWCVEAVKEGLGPSFIGTSNVLLAMDNDLEAIGTNAHELPMVAAALARDDEELRWAPYRILDQWRQTYGGNLLIALPDAFGTKAFLRDAPEWVADWTGFRPDSAPPIQAGEEIIKWWEQKGRNPRDKLLVFSDAMDVGSIEETYHHFAGRVRLSFGWGTNLTNDFVGCTPDGSFNLDPISLVCKVSSVDGHPAVKLSDNPEKATGLPSEIERYLRVFGDAGRVRKPVLV; encoded by the coding sequence ATGACAGTGACCGACATTGCGAGCCGGACCTACAATCACAGCTGGCGGCTGGATCCCATCATCCGCAGCCTGCTTGATACCGACTTCTACAAGCTATTGATGTTGCAAATGATTCGGGAATCTTACCCGAACCAGCAGGTGACATTCTCGGTCATCAACCGATCGCGCCATGTCCGGCTCGCCGAGATCATCGACGAGGGCGAGCTGCGCGCCCAGCTCGACCACGCCCGCACCATCCGCTTCACCAAGAAAGAGCTGATCTGGCTTGCCGGTAATACTTTCTACGGCAAGACCCACATGTTCTCGGCGGACTTCATCCGCTGGCTCGCCGAATTCCGGCTGCCCGAATACGAGCTTCGCAAGGTCGAAGGCCAGTACGAGCTGCACTTCCACGGGCCGTGGAGCCATACCACGATGTGGGAGATTCCTGCGCTCGCCATCCTCAACGAATTGCGCTCGCGCGCAGCGATAAAGGGCCGCGGCCGCTTCGAGCTCGACGTGCTCTATGCCCGCGCCAAGGCAAAGCTGTGGACCAAGGTGGAGCGCCTGCGCAAGCTTGATGGCCTCCGGCTCTCCGACTTCGGCACCCGTCGCCGCCATGGCTTCCTCTGGCAGCGATGGTGCGTGGAGGCCGTGAAGGAAGGCCTGGGCCCGTCCTTCATCGGCACCTCCAACGTGCTGCTCGCGATGGACAATGATCTCGAAGCCATCGGCACCAACGCCCATGAACTGCCGATGGTCGCGGCTGCGCTGGCCAGGGACGACGAGGAGTTGCGCTGGGCGCCCTACCGCATCCTCGACCAGTGGCGCCAGACCTATGGCGGCAACCTCTTGATCGCGCTCCCCGACGCTTTCGGCACCAAGGCGTTCCTGCGCGATGCGCCGGAATGGGTCGCAGACTGGACCGGCTTCCGCCCCGACAGCGCGCCGCCGATACAGGCCGGCGAGGAGATCATCAAATGGTGGGAGCAGAAGGGCCGCAATCCCAGGGACAAGCTGCTGGTCTTCTCCGACGCGATGGACGTGGGCTCGATCGAGGAGACCTACCACCACTTCGCCGGCCGGGTACGGCTCTCCTTCGGCTGGGGCACCAATCTCACCAATGATTTCGTCGGCTGCACGCCGGACGGCTCGTTCAACCTCGATCCGATCTCGCTGGTGTGCAAGGTGTCGTCGGTCGACGGACATCCGGCCGTCAAGCTTTCCGACAATCCCGAGAAGGCGACCGGCCTGCCTTCCGAGATCGAACGTTATTTGCGCGTCTTCGGCGACGCCGGCCGCGTGCGCAAGCCGGTGCTGGTCTAG
- a CDS encoding acyl-[ACP]--phospholipid O-acyltransferase, whose translation MIRDLMSSRRFAPLFWAQFFSALNDNVLKNALVIILLYSAATGHGDALVTVAGAVFIFPYFILSGLGGQLADKYVKSVVARRLKFAEIFAAGFAAAGFFLHSVPLLFAALALFGVIAALFGPVKYAMLPDQLELGELATGNALVEGATFMAILLGTVAGGQFVAGSAHMGWVASAVVVLALLSWAFASRIPATTPSAPDLPVNGNPWTSTLGLLKTLHADHRLWDGTVIVSWFWLVGAIVLSLLPALVKEVIGGTEGVVTLCLAIFAIGIAIGSLFAANLSHVRPNLALVPIGAIMMGFAGIDLAWAIGVTAKGQDITAGDFATSFAGLRMLVDFVAFAFGGGLFVVPSFAAVQAWSAPSERARIIAAGNVLQAAFMVAGSLFVALLQAGGLHIGWIFFGLGVASFGAVWFVLTKWGKEGVRDFGGLLFRALFRTEVRGLENLPPAGTRMLIAPNHVSLIDGPLLHAVLPIDASFAVDTGIAKAWWAKPFLRVVKHYTMDPSKPLAARDLIKLVAAGEPVVIFPEGRITVSGSLMKVYDGTAMIADKSDAVVVPVRIEGAQRSHLSYLNGSQIKRSWFPRVTVTILPPVKLPVDAALKGKARRNAAGAALQDVMIDAMVKNAMLDHTLFEALGHAYRDRDTGKVIVEDALGTKLTYRKLILGAQVLSRKLENGTAVGENVGVLLPNSAGVAVVFMALQNIGRVPAMLNFSAGPVNVLAAMKAAQVKTVLTSKAFIEKAKLDKLMAAISAEVRVVYLEDVRASIGTGDKIKGLLAGTTPRVVRQASDPAVVLFTSGSEGTPKGVVLSHRNILANAAQALARVDANANDKVFNVLPVFHSFGLTGGMMMPLLAGIPIYMYPSPLHYRIVPELIYQTGATILFGTDTFLTGYARSAHAYDFRTLRLVIAGAEAVKDRTRQVFMERYGIRILEGYGVTETAPVLAMNTPMANRPGTVGRLSPLMESRLDPVPGIEEGGRLSVRGPNVMLGYLRAENPGVLEPLAEGWHDTGDIVAIDPAGFITIKGRAKRFAKIAGEMVSLSAVENIATTLWPQAASVAVSIPDPRKGERIVLLTTEKTAERSAMQGQAKAIGASELTVPAAIMVVDKVPLLGTGKTDYVTATTMAREQASGAERAVA comes from the coding sequence ATGATCAGGGATTTGATGTCGTCACGCCGCTTCGCGCCGCTGTTCTGGGCGCAATTCTTCTCGGCGCTGAACGACAACGTTCTGAAGAACGCACTCGTCATCATCCTGCTTTACAGCGCCGCAACCGGCCACGGAGATGCGCTGGTGACGGTCGCGGGCGCCGTCTTCATCTTCCCCTATTTCATCCTGTCCGGGCTCGGCGGCCAGCTCGCCGACAAATACGTCAAATCCGTCGTCGCAAGGCGGCTCAAATTCGCCGAGATCTTTGCCGCGGGCTTTGCCGCGGCCGGCTTCTTCCTGCACTCGGTGCCGCTGCTGTTCGCCGCGCTCGCACTGTTCGGCGTCATCGCCGCGCTGTTCGGTCCCGTGAAATACGCGATGCTGCCGGATCAGCTCGAGCTCGGCGAACTCGCGACCGGCAACGCGCTGGTCGAAGGCGCGACCTTCATGGCTATCCTGCTCGGCACCGTTGCCGGCGGCCAGTTCGTGGCCGGCTCCGCACATATGGGCTGGGTCGCATCGGCCGTGGTCGTGCTGGCCCTGCTGTCCTGGGCCTTCGCCTCCCGCATTCCCGCGACGACGCCGTCCGCGCCCGATCTGCCGGTCAACGGCAATCCCTGGACCTCGACGCTCGGCCTGTTGAAGACGCTGCACGCCGACCACCGGCTGTGGGACGGCACCGTGATCGTCTCCTGGTTCTGGCTGGTGGGCGCCATCGTGCTCTCGCTGCTGCCGGCGCTGGTCAAGGAGGTCATCGGTGGTACCGAGGGCGTGGTGACGTTGTGTCTCGCGATCTTCGCAATCGGCATTGCCATCGGCTCGCTGTTCGCCGCGAATCTGAGCCACGTTCGCCCGAACCTCGCGCTGGTGCCGATCGGCGCCATCATGATGGGGTTTGCCGGCATCGACCTCGCCTGGGCGATCGGCGTGACCGCCAAGGGGCAGGACATCACCGCGGGCGACTTCGCAACCTCGTTCGCGGGACTGCGCATGCTGGTCGATTTCGTCGCTTTCGCATTCGGCGGCGGGCTGTTCGTCGTGCCGTCCTTCGCCGCCGTCCAGGCCTGGTCCGCCCCCTCCGAGCGCGCCCGGATCATCGCCGCCGGAAACGTGCTGCAGGCCGCCTTCATGGTGGCCGGCTCGCTTTTCGTCGCGCTGCTGCAGGCCGGCGGATTGCACATCGGCTGGATCTTCTTCGGTCTCGGCGTCGCCAGCTTCGGCGCAGTCTGGTTCGTGCTGACGAAGTGGGGCAAGGAAGGCGTGCGCGACTTCGGCGGGCTGCTGTTCCGCGCGCTGTTCCGCACCGAGGTCCGCGGGCTGGAGAACCTGCCGCCTGCTGGCACGCGCATGCTGATCGCGCCCAACCATGTCAGCCTGATCGACGGCCCGCTGCTGCACGCCGTGCTGCCGATCGACGCGAGCTTCGCCGTTGATACCGGCATCGCCAAGGCCTGGTGGGCCAAGCCGTTCCTGCGGGTGGTCAAGCACTACACCATGGACCCGAGCAAGCCGCTGGCCGCGCGCGACCTCATCAAGCTCGTCGCCGCCGGAGAGCCGGTGGTGATTTTCCCCGAAGGACGCATCACCGTCTCCGGCTCGCTGATGAAGGTCTATGACGGCACCGCGATGATCGCAGACAAGTCGGACGCGGTCGTCGTCCCGGTCCGCATCGAAGGCGCCCAGCGCTCGCATCTCAGCTATCTCAACGGCAGCCAGATCAAGCGCTCGTGGTTTCCGCGAGTGACCGTGACCATCCTGCCGCCGGTCAAGCTTCCGGTCGACGCGGCGCTCAAAGGCAAGGCGCGCCGCAATGCCGCCGGCGCGGCACTTCAGGACGTGATGATCGACGCCATGGTAAAGAACGCCATGCTCGATCACACCCTGTTCGAGGCGCTCGGACACGCCTATCGCGACCGCGACACCGGCAAGGTCATCGTCGAGGACGCGCTCGGCACCAAGCTGACCTATCGCAAGCTGATCCTGGGCGCCCAGGTCTTGAGCCGAAAGCTGGAGAACGGCACCGCTGTCGGCGAGAATGTCGGCGTGCTGCTGCCGAATTCCGCAGGCGTTGCCGTCGTCTTCATGGCGCTGCAAAACATCGGCCGGGTGCCGGCGATGCTCAACTTCTCGGCTGGCCCGGTCAATGTGCTCGCCGCCATGAAAGCCGCACAGGTCAAGACCGTGCTGACGTCGAAAGCTTTCATCGAGAAGGCCAAGCTCGACAAGTTGATGGCCGCGATCTCCGCGGAAGTTCGCGTCGTCTATCTCGAGGATGTCCGCGCCTCGATCGGCACGGGCGACAAGATCAAGGGCCTGCTCGCCGGTACTACGCCGCGCGTCGTTCGCCAGGCGAGCGATCCGGCCGTCGTGCTGTTCACGTCGGGTTCGGAAGGCACGCCCAAGGGCGTGGTGCTGTCTCACCGCAACATCCTTGCGAACGCCGCACAGGCGCTGGCGCGGGTCGATGCCAACGCCAATGACAAGGTGTTCAACGTGCTGCCGGTGTTCCACTCCTTCGGGCTGACCGGCGGAATGATGATGCCACTGCTCGCGGGCATTCCGATCTACATGTATCCCTCGCCCCTGCACTACCGGATCGTGCCCGAGCTGATCTACCAGACCGGCGCCACGATCCTGTTCGGCACCGACACGTTCCTCACCGGCTACGCGCGCTCGGCGCATGCCTATGACTTCCGTACGCTGCGCCTGGTGATCGCCGGCGCCGAGGCAGTCAAGGATCGCACCCGGCAGGTCTTCATGGAGCGCTACGGCATCCGCATCCTCGAAGGCTATGGCGTCACCGAGACGGCGCCGGTGCTGGCAATGAACACGCCGATGGCCAATCGTCCCGGCACGGTCGGACGCCTGTCGCCGCTGATGGAAAGCCGCCTCGACCCGGTCCCCGGCATCGAGGAAGGCGGACGCCTCTCGGTGCGCGGACCGAATGTGATGCTCGGTTATCTCAGGGCCGAAAATCCCGGCGTGCTCGAACCGCTCGCCGAGGGCTGGCACGACACCGGCGACATCGTCGCCATTGACCCGGCCGGCTTCATCACCATCAAGGGCCGCGCCAAGCGCTTTGCCAAGATCGCCGGCGAAATGGTCTCGCTGTCGGCGGTCGAGAACATCGCGACGACGCTGTGGCCGCAGGCCGCATCGGTCGCGGTGTCGATCCCGGATCCCCGCAAGGGCGAGCGCATCGTGCTGCTGACGACAGAGAAGACTGCCGAGCGCAGCGCAATGCAGGGCCAGGCCAAAGCGATCGGCGCGTCCGAGCTGACCGTTCCCGCGGCGATCATGGTGGTGGACAAGGTGCCGCTGCTCGGCACCGGCAAGACCGACTACGTCACCGCAACGACGATGGCTCGCGAGCAGGCCTCAGGCGCGGAACGCGCGGTAGCGTGA
- a CDS encoding LysR family transcriptional regulator produces the protein MNTMKKIDHLALDGHALELFLAVLEEGSVTAAATRLGLTQSAVSHALNKLRRIVGDPLFAKSGRGIVATAHAQALAAKARALIDEMRSFAGGVTFQPASAQLSLTIAANDFQRDLLLPRLFDHVAAQVTNLNLRVIPSQSPSPAMLRENRCDLLITPLPPSGVDIVQKRLLQDHYVCYYDSKARAAPATRGAYLAARHITVVYTDNERLDFDRRLAADGFHRDIAISVPSFSGVPSFLRGSQMLASMPSLLAPGVMHGFAHVRIPLASRTRTLAELPMFMVWHQRYQKDPAHRWIRSQLETVAATASHPVPAKT, from the coding sequence ATGAATACCATGAAAAAAATCGATCATTTGGCGCTCGATGGCCACGCGCTGGAGCTGTTCCTAGCCGTACTGGAAGAAGGCTCGGTGACGGCGGCCGCAACGCGGCTCGGCCTGACACAATCCGCGGTCAGCCACGCCCTGAATAAGCTGCGGCGGATCGTCGGCGATCCGCTGTTTGCCAAATCCGGCCGCGGCATTGTGGCTACGGCGCACGCCCAGGCGCTCGCCGCAAAGGCGCGAGCGCTGATCGACGAGATGAGGAGCTTTGCCGGTGGCGTCACGTTCCAGCCGGCGAGCGCGCAGCTTTCGCTGACAATCGCGGCGAACGACTTCCAGCGCGACCTGCTGCTGCCGCGGCTCTTCGATCATGTCGCCGCGCAAGTGACGAACCTGAACCTGCGCGTGATCCCCTCGCAGTCGCCCTCGCCGGCGATGCTGCGGGAAAACCGCTGCGACCTGCTGATCACGCCGCTACCGCCATCCGGCGTGGACATCGTGCAGAAGCGCCTGCTGCAAGACCATTACGTTTGCTACTATGACTCCAAAGCGCGTGCCGCGCCGGCTACGCGCGGCGCCTATCTCGCGGCGCGTCACATCACGGTGGTCTACACTGACAATGAGCGGCTCGACTTCGATCGCCGGCTTGCAGCCGACGGCTTCCACCGCGACATCGCGATCTCCGTGCCGAGCTTCTCCGGCGTGCCGTCCTTCCTGCGTGGCTCGCAGATGCTGGCGAGCATGCCGAGCCTGTTGGCGCCCGGCGTGATGCACGGCTTCGCGCATGTGCGGATTCCGCTGGCCTCGCGCACGCGAACGCTGGCCGAGCTGCCGATGTTCATGGTCTGGCACCAGCGCTATCAGAAGGACCCGGCGCATCGCTGGATCAGAAGCCAGCTCGAGACCGTGGCGGCGACGGCCTCGCACCCCGTCCCCGCGAAAACCTGA
- a CDS encoding GGDEF domain-containing protein, with product MFRRTAPSTKGRSFLHVIKLVSPFVTVVLLQAAIAGFSLEVMSSVRAYVAGEALWSRSQKNAVYFLNLYLHSGDASQFAQYQTSLAVPIGDEFARWALERDPVDVEAARIGFLQGGNHPDDVPGLIWLFRYFKQVSFLKEAIREWAATDPMLLELSVFGEVIRSELKNGAIQDGNRLQLLSSRLSELNTQFTVHANRFSTVLGEGSRAIKMTLTGINVVTAVTLILLLIWHTRRLVLQRHAFEDALHAEKERLAWQASHDWLTGLSNRRAFEARLQSELDDTAAGSLGLILLDLDQFKEVNDSCGHLAGDRLLCQISRLLQQERRPHDLVARLGGDEFGLILPQCTPYDAVDIAERLRRSLELSVFAWDDRCFAVTASIGVTCITDGNTTLEDAMRRADAACYRAKENGRNIVQVDNGTTDVIVVTSRQRKAASA from the coding sequence GTGTTTCGCAGAACAGCGCCGTCGACAAAGGGACGCAGCTTCCTTCACGTCATCAAGCTCGTTTCGCCTTTCGTCACGGTCGTTCTGCTGCAGGCGGCGATCGCCGGGTTCAGCCTGGAGGTGATGTCCTCGGTTCGCGCCTATGTCGCGGGCGAAGCGCTATGGTCGCGCTCGCAGAAGAACGCCGTCTATTTCCTCAATCTCTATCTGCATTCGGGCGACGCCAGCCAGTTTGCGCAATATCAGACCTCGCTGGCCGTTCCCATCGGCGACGAGTTCGCACGCTGGGCGCTCGAGCGCGATCCGGTCGACGTCGAGGCCGCCCGCATCGGCTTCCTGCAAGGCGGCAACCATCCCGATGACGTGCCGGGACTGATCTGGCTGTTTCGCTACTTCAAACAGGTCAGCTTTCTCAAGGAAGCGATCCGCGAGTGGGCTGCCACCGACCCTATGCTGCTGGAGCTGAGCGTGTTCGGCGAGGTCATCCGGTCAGAATTGAAGAACGGGGCGATTCAGGACGGCAACCGCCTGCAATTATTGTCGTCGCGGCTCTCGGAGCTCAACACTCAGTTCACGGTCCACGCCAACCGGTTCTCCACCGTCCTCGGCGAAGGTTCGCGCGCCATCAAGATGACGCTGACTGGCATCAATGTCGTCACGGCCGTGACGCTGATCCTGCTCCTGATCTGGCACACGCGGCGATTGGTGCTGCAACGACACGCGTTCGAGGACGCCTTGCATGCCGAGAAGGAGCGCCTGGCCTGGCAGGCGTCGCACGACTGGCTGACCGGCTTGTCCAACCGCCGCGCCTTCGAGGCCCGCCTGCAAAGCGAGTTGGACGACACCGCGGCGGGTTCGCTGGGCCTGATCCTGCTCGATCTCGACCAGTTCAAGGAGGTCAACGACAGCTGCGGTCACCTCGCCGGCGACCGCCTGCTCTGCCAGATCTCGCGTCTCCTGCAACAGGAGCGGCGGCCGCATGACCTGGTAGCCCGGCTCGGCGGTGACGAATTCGGCTTAATCCTTCCGCAATGCACGCCGTACGACGCCGTGGATATCGCCGAACGGCTGCGCCGGTCGCTCGAGCTATCCGTCTTCGCGTGGGATGATCGTTGCTTTGCAGTGACGGCCAGTATCGGCGTTACCTGCATCACCGACGGCAACACCACCCTCGAGGACGCTATGCGGCGTGCGGATGCCGCCTGCTATCGCGCCAAGGAGAACGGACGCAACATTGTTCAGGTCGACAACGGGACGACGGACGTCATCGTCGTCACCTCGCGGCAGCGCAAGGCCGCCAGCGCGTAG
- the pcaH gene encoding protocatechuate 3,4-dioxygenase subunit beta: MHAQAPALRDPRLNRPAPFTPPLGDGGFFQRDRSMHPPAHAPGYKSSVLRSPRQALLSLENSVSEITGPVFGHNDLGPLDNDLIRNYAKDGDPVGERIIVHGRVLNETGRGVPNTLVEFWQANAGGRYRHKKDTYLAPIDPNFGGCGRALTDDTGYYYFRTVKPGPYPWRNYVNSWRPAHIHFSVFGSGFAQRLITQMYFEGDPLIPVCPILTTIPDKDALERLVAPLDLNASAPFDSLAYRFDIILRGRRSTYFENRTAGN, encoded by the coding sequence ATGCATGCCCAGGCGCCAGCCTTGCGGGATCCCCGCCTCAACCGCCCCGCGCCGTTCACGCCACCGCTTGGTGACGGTGGCTTCTTCCAGCGCGACCGTTCCATGCATCCGCCGGCGCACGCGCCGGGCTACAAATCCTCGGTGCTGCGCTCGCCGCGCCAGGCGCTGCTGTCGCTTGAGAACTCGGTCTCGGAGATCACGGGGCCGGTGTTCGGGCACAACGACCTCGGCCCCCTCGACAACGATTTGATCCGCAACTACGCCAAGGACGGCGACCCCGTCGGCGAGCGCATCATCGTCCACGGCCGCGTGCTGAACGAGACCGGCCGCGGCGTCCCGAATACGCTGGTCGAGTTCTGGCAAGCCAATGCCGGCGGCCGCTACCGGCACAAGAAAGACACGTATCTGGCGCCGATCGATCCGAATTTTGGCGGTTGCGGCCGCGCGCTGACCGACGACACCGGCTACTATTATTTCCGCACCGTGAAGCCTGGACCCTATCCCTGGCGCAACTACGTCAACAGCTGGCGTCCTGCTCACATCCACTTCTCGGTGTTCGGCTCGGGCTTCGCACAACGCCTGATCACCCAGATGTACTTTGAGGGCGATCCCCTGATCCCGGTCTGCCCGATCCTGACGACGATCCCGGACAAGGATGCGCTGGAGCGCCTCGTCGCGCCGCTCGACCTCAACGCATCGGCTCCGTTCGACTCGCTGGCCTACCGCTTCGACATCATCTTGCGCGGCCGGCGCTCCACTTACTTCGAAAATCGCACCGCAGGGAACTAG
- a CDS encoding TetR/AcrR family transcriptional regulator codes for MNNVQDESLRDRKKSRRRQQIVEIARSIIATKGLKSLKVRDVADAAGCSVGSVYNEFGDFDGVILTVNRETVNALTVRLRQVPAEDPVRQLYGLAATYLEFFAGHANLLRSLFEHRMEDDRPYPDDILQMVMDAFALMHAPLVRLLPNADDVQIALLSRTLFSAVHGIISLGLEERMLAVPPQMLRQQVEQFLDAHLAGLGILRVR; via the coding sequence ATGAACAATGTTCAAGACGAATCGTTGCGGGACCGAAAAAAATCTCGACGGCGGCAGCAGATCGTGGAGATCGCTCGCAGCATTATTGCGACTAAAGGACTGAAATCCTTGAAAGTCCGGGACGTCGCGGACGCCGCCGGCTGCTCGGTTGGAAGTGTCTATAACGAGTTCGGCGACTTCGACGGCGTGATCCTGACCGTGAATCGGGAGACCGTTAATGCGCTGACGGTGCGGCTGCGCCAGGTTCCGGCCGAGGATCCGGTTCGCCAGCTCTACGGGCTGGCTGCGACCTACCTCGAATTCTTCGCGGGGCACGCCAATCTGCTGCGCTCGCTGTTCGAACATCGGATGGAGGACGACCGCCCTTACCCCGATGACATCCTTCAGATGGTGATGGACGCCTTCGCGTTGATGCACGCGCCCCTGGTGCGGCTGCTTCCGAATGCAGACGACGTGCAGATCGCGCTGCTGTCACGCACCCTGTTTTCCGCCGTGCACGGGATCATCTCGCTCGGCCTCGAAGAGCGCATGCTGGCCGTGCCACCGCAGATGCTGCGCCAGCAGGTCGAGCAATTTCTGGATGCGCATCTCGCGGGGCTCGGGATTCTGCGAGTACGATAA
- the pcaG gene encoding protocatechuate 3,4-dioxygenase subunit alpha, with amino-acid sequence MPQPLNYLKETASQTAGPYVHIGLIPAMAGFDIFEKNFSNVLVTPNTQGERITLEGKVIDGSGTPLRDVLLEIWQANAAGRYNHAADRSIGSLVEEFRGWGRAGSDFESGLVTFETIKPGAIIDKTGRRGAPHINVWIVARGINIGLNTRLYFSDEEAANAADPVLNLIEQQVRRSTLIARRSERAGKIVYSFTINLQGPEETVFFDV; translated from the coding sequence ATGCCGCAGCCGCTCAACTACCTCAAGGAAACCGCCTCGCAGACGGCCGGGCCCTACGTGCATATCGGATTGATCCCGGCCATGGCCGGCTTCGACATTTTCGAGAAGAACTTCTCCAACGTGCTGGTGACGCCGAACACGCAAGGCGAACGCATCACGCTGGAGGGCAAGGTGATCGACGGCAGCGGCACGCCGCTGCGCGACGTGCTGCTGGAGATCTGGCAGGCGAACGCGGCCGGCCGCTACAACCATGCGGCCGATCGGTCGATCGGCTCGCTGGTCGAGGAATTTCGTGGCTGGGGCCGCGCCGGCTCCGACTTCGAGAGCGGTCTCGTCACCTTCGAAACCATCAAACCGGGCGCGATCATCGACAAGACGGGCCGCAGAGGCGCTCCGCACATCAATGTCTGGATTGTCGCGCGCGGTATCAACATCGGTCTCAACACGCGCCTTTATTTCTCGGACGAAGAGGCCGCCAACGCCGCCGACCCCGTGCTCAACCTGATCGAGCAGCAGGTCCGGCGCTCGACTCTGATCGCAAGGCGCAGCGAACGCGCCGGAAAGATCGTGTATTCCTTCACGATCAATTTGCAGGGGCCGGAAGAGACGGTGTTCTTCGACGTGTGA